From Brassica oleracea var. oleracea cultivar TO1000 chromosome C3, BOL, whole genome shotgun sequence, a single genomic window includes:
- the LOC106329273 gene encoding protein NRT1/ PTR FAMILY 5.15-like: MSIPEEEVGLLEDLVNDSVDHRGNPAVRSSTGGWRSACLIIGVEVAERFAYVGIACNMITYLTEQLGLSTANAAVNVNTWSGTASTLPIIGAFVADAYLGRYRTILGSSLIYILGLGLLTLSASLTLMGSSEERKPSILMNVLFFCSLYLVAIAQGGHKPCVQAFGADQFDSDHPKERIARGSFFNWWFLFLSGGIAVSILVMVYIQSNVNWAFGFGIPCLFMVMALAIFFLGRKTYRYPKRSHEKNNNGFVRIGRVFIVAFKNRKLISLKHSGQLEFLAKAMLLGEEGVEPCSNMDVEDAKGLIMLIPIWITSMLSMVPYAQYSTLFTKQGVTVDRRILPGFVIPPASFLSLVSISVLISVPIYEHVFLPIARNITKKPNGITMLQRIGTGMVLTCFNMVLAALVEAKRLQIAEEHGLIDKPDVTIPMSIWWFVPQYMLVGMIEVFGLVGAQEFFYDQVPTELRSIGLAFSLSALGLSNFLSGLLIIVIDWATESDGGHSWFNNNLNRAHIDYFYWLLAACTAIAFFAFVFISRSYVYRRVD; encoded by the exons ATGTCGATACCAGAGGAAGAAGTTGGACTTCTTGAAGATTTAGTTAACGACTCCGTCGACCACCGTGGAAACCCCGCCGTGAGATCTTCCACCGGAGGATGGAGATCGGCCTGTCTCATAATAG GTGTGGAAGTTGCAGAGAGATTTGCTTACGTTGGGATTGCATGCAATATGATCACTTATCTGACCGAACAGCTCGGTCTGTCGACGGCGAATGCCGCCGTGAATGTGAACACGTGGAGTGGAACAGCCTCGACGCTTCCTATAATAGGAGCTTTCGTAGCAGACGCTTATCTCGGTCGTTACCGGACAATTCTTGGATCTTCCCTCATCTACATACTG GGGCTTGGACTACTGACCTTGTCGGCTTCCCTAACCCTTATGGGATCATCTGAAGAACGTAAACCTTCTATCTTGATGAACGTACTTTTCTTCTGCTCTCTGTATCTTGTGGCCATAGCACAAGGAGGTCACAAGCCGTGTGTTCAGGCGTTTGGTGCGGACCAGTTTGACTCGGACCATCCTAAAGAGAGAATAGCTAGAGGATCGTTTTTCAACTGGTGGTTCTTGTTTCTATCCGGGGGAATAGCCGTATCGATTCTTGTGATGGTGTATATTCAAAGCAACGTTAACTGGGCGTTTGGATTTGGGATCCCTTGTTTGTTCATGGTTATGGCTCTTGCTATCTTCTTTCTCGGGAGAAAAACTTATAGGTATCCAAAGAGAAGCCACGAGAAGAACAACAACGGTTTTGTAAGGATCGGTAGAGTTTTCATCGTGGCCTTCAAGAATCGGAAACTGATTAGTTTAAAACATTCTGGTCAGCTCGA ATTTCTTGCAAAAGCGATGCTCTTAGGAGAAGAAGGTGTGGAGCCATGTAGTAATATGGACGTGGAAGACGCTAAGGGTTTGATAATGCTTATTCCGATATGGATCACATCGATGCTGAGCATGGTTCCTTACGCCCAATACTCTACTCTCTTCACCAAGCAAGGTGTCACCGTGGACAGACGAATCTTACCGGGCTTTGTTATCCCTCCAGCTTCTTTTTTGTCACTCGTGTCTATATCAGTTCTCATCTCAGTTCCGATCTACGAGCATGTGTTCCTGCCTATAGCTAGAAATATTACCAAAAAGCCTAATGGGATCACAATGCTCCAGAGAATAGGAACCGGAATGGTTCTTACGTGCTTCAACATGGTGCTCGCAGCATTGGTGGAAGCCAAACGGTTGCAAATCGCTGAGGAACACGGGCTCATTGACAAACCGGACGTGACCATTCCAATGTCTATATGGTGGTTCGTTCCTCAGTATATGTTGGTAGGGATGATCGAAGTGTTTGGTCTGGTAGGTGCCCAAGAGTTCTTCTACGACCAGGTCCCCACAGAGCTGAGAAGTATCGGTCTTGCTTTTTCTTTGAGTGCGTTGGGTCTTTCGAACTTCTTGAGTGGTCTTCTCATCATTGTTATTGATTGGGCCACAGAAAGTGATGGTGGACACAGCTGGTTTAACAATAACTTAAACCGAGCTCATATTGATTATTTTTACTGGTTGCTAGCCGCATGCACCGCCATTGCTTTCTTTGCGTTCGTGTTCATTTCCAGATCGTATGTTTATCGTAGGGTAGACTAA
- the LOC106332975 gene encoding protein NRT1/ PTR FAMILY 5.15-like, with translation MSIPEEEVGLLEDLVNDSVDHRGNLAVRSSTGGWRSASLIIGVEVAERFAYVGIACNMITYLTEQLGQSTANAAVNVNTWIGTASTLPIIGAFLADAYLGRYRTILGSSLIYILGLGLLTLSASLTLMGSSENRKPSFLMNVLFFCSLYFVAIAQGGHKPCVQAFGADQFDSDHPKERLARGSFFNWWFLFLSGGIAISILVMVYIQSNVNWAFGFGIPCLFMVMALAIFFLGRKTYRYPKRTHEKNNNGFVRIGRVFFGAIKNRKLMNLNKAMLLGEEGVEPCSNMDVEDAKGLVRLIPIWITSMVSMIPYAQYSTLFTKQGVTVDRRILPGLEIPPATLLSFVSISVLISVPIYEHVFLPIARKITKKPNGITMLQRIGTGMMLTCVNMVLAALVEAKRLRIAEEHGLIDKPNVTIPMSIWWFVPQYMLVGMIEVFGLVGAQEFFYDQVPTELRSIGLAFSLSALGLSNFLSGLLIIVVDWATERDGGHSWFNNNLNRAHIDYFYWLLAASTAIAFFVFVFISRSYVYRRVDQV, from the exons ATGTCGATACCAGAGGAAGAAGTTGGACTTCTTGAAGATTTAGTTAACGACTCCGTCGACCACCGTGGTAACCTCGCCGTGAGATCTTCCACCGGAGGATGGAGATCCGCCAGTCTCATAATAG GTGTGGAAGTTGCAGAGAGATTTGCTTACGTTGGGATTGCATGCAACATGATCACTTACCTAACCGAACAGCTCGGGCAATCGACGGCAAACGCCGCCGTGAACGTGAACACGTGGATCGGAACCGCCTCCACGCTTCCTATTATTGGAGCTTTCTTAGCAGATGCTTATCTCGGTCGCTACCGGACAATTCTTGGATCTTCCCTCATCTACATACTG GGGCTTGGACTACTGACCTTGTCGGCTTCCCTAACTCTTATGGGATCGTCTGAGAATCGTAAACCTTCTTTCTTGATGAACGTACTTTTCTTCTGCTCTCTTTATTTTGTGGCCATCGCACAAGGAGGTCACAAGCCGTGTGTTCAGGCGTTTGGTGCGGATCAGTTTGACTCGGACCATCCTAAAGAGAGATTAGCCAGAGGATCGTTTTTCAACTGGTGGTTCTTGTTCTTATCCGGCGGAATAGCCATATCAATTCTTGTGATGGTGTATATTCAAAGCAACGTTAACTGGGCTTTTGGTTTTGGGATTCCATGTCTATTCATGGTTATGGCTCTTGCTATCTTCTTTCTTGGGAGAAAAACTTATAGATATCCAAAGAGAACCCACGAGAAGAACAACAACGGTTTTGTAAGGATCGGTAGAGTTTTCTTTGGGGCCATCAAGAATCGAAAACTGATGAATTTAAATAAAGCGATGCTCTTAGGAGAAGAAGGTGTAGAGCCATGTAGTAATATGGACGTGGAGGACGCGAAGGGTTTGGTAAGGCTTATTCCAATATGGATCACATCGATGGTGAGCATGATTCCTTACGCTCAATACTCTACTCTCTTCACCAAGCAAGGTGTTACCGTGGACAGAAGAATCTTGCCGGGCTTGGAGATCCCTCCGGCTACTTTATTATCATTCGTGTCTATATCAGTTCTCATCTCAGTTCCGATCTACGAGCATGTGTTCCTGCCTATAGCCAGAAAGATAACCAAGAAGCCTAATGGGATCACAATGCTCCAAAGAATAGGAACCGGAATGATGCTAACGTGCGTCAACATGGTGCTCGCAGCACTGGTGGAAGCCAAGCGGTTGCGAATCGCTGAGGAACACGGGCTCATTGACAAACCGAACGTTACCATTCCAATGTCCATATGGTGGTTCGTCCCTCAGTATATGTTGGTCGGTATGATCGAAGTGTTTGGCCTGGTAGGTGCACAAGAGTTCTTCTACGACCAGGTCCCCACAGAGCTGAGAAGTATTGGTCTTGCTTTCTCTTTGAGTGCGTTGGGTCTTTCGAACTTCTTGAGTGGTCTTCTCATCATTGTTGTTGATTGGGCTACAGAAAGAGATGGTGGACACAGCTGGTTTAACAATAACTTAAACCGAGCTCATATTGATTATTTTTACTGGTTGCTAGCTGCATCCACGGCCATCGCTTTCTTTGTGTTCGTGTTCATTTCAAGGTCGTATGTTTATCGTCGGGTAGACCAAGTCTAA